CGCAGAAACGGCGCAGAGGTATGATAAACAGCGAAGCGCATAACTTTTTTATGCATTTTAAAGCATTTTCTTAAGACTTGATTCCTGATTTCAAGCTCAGCGAGAATTTGTTCCGCGCAGGCGCAATTATCAGGTAAGCTAAAATAGAAGGGTTTTGATCAAACAAGACACTTTCACACCGCCACATTTTAAGGGTAAGATTGGAACGCGGTTAGTAACAAGCACATTGCTCTTTCGATACTTTTCATTCAAAGTAAAAATTATTCAAGCAAGAGACCACGCAAAATGTTTTACCAATAAGTTTTCGTACGTAGCTGTCTCCGTGAAGTTTTCTATGAAATGTTTCTGTGCACACAGATGGTCACAATTGCTAGTTTTTTTCTGATGAGGCATTTTGCCATCGCACATGTTTTTATAGAGTTTGATTTCGTAAGCaatacttgttttattttgtgaATGTAATGACGTTACTAACGGGATCACGGAACACCCTAAAGGTGTAGTCATTTTTCAGACTTCATGTACATTTTACACTTGAAGATGATACGAAAAATTATTATTCGCGCACTACAGATATGCTCAATGTTGAATACCGTACAATGAGAAAAAGACTCCATAGTATAAACGTTGTAGTGAACGGCGCGATCTGATCCCTGCCACAACCTTATTTTGCTTAGGTGGAGGCGTCGTTCTGTGAGGGCAGCCAGATCAGCACAAAATTCCGTGGAGCAGGCTGTGCCGCAAGGTGTTGCTCAAGATGACCCAGCAATGCAAGATGAAGAGAACTCCGTTTTCCTCGATGTCTATGACACGCTTTCGAATGATTTGGAATCGCTAGAGACGCCTCTCGCACCCACCAATAATGGCGATCCGCAGCCTTCGGCAGGAGCCTGTGCAACAGGAAGGCAAGCTCATCCAGCTACACAGGCTGATGCTGTAAGCGTGCAACATTGAGATGACTCTGTTTTCATTTGCACCCATTATTTCCTTAAGAGTGCCCACGTAGGTGCTTCTTTAATTTTTGTGCAgtctgtttaattttttttatatccaACAGGCGTGCCAAACAGAACCAGGATCCCAAGGAAATTTGATTATCCTCCTGTCAGCAACAAATGGGTCTGAGGCCTCAACTCAAGTTTCTCACAGTAAACAGTGCGACAAGGTACAGTCACCACTACACATTTTCAGGGTTTGTCTCATACTTATAGTGGGCTTCGTTTTCATCGTAACTGTTGTAGTAATAATTTATAGGCAACCTCGTATAAAGACATATAAGCAAGCGTTCCTAGATGTAAAAAGTGTGGAATTAAATTACGGTCATAATCATAAATTCCGTAATTTCGGTGTCTGATGGGAGCTTGAATATTACGACACTGCAGATAGTGTAGTGCCTTCATACGATATGTCACATTTTTATGCACGCTGCAATAATTTGTTGAGCTTGTAGATGCAGTGACCGACATCCTGCGACAGTATTGTTATCCTCTAAAAGCAGCATTTGAAATGTTCTCTGTTGTTTTCGCAGGTGACTACGACTGATGGAAATTGGAAGAAGAAATGCGAATTTTTAGGGTTTGAGACACTCAACCAAAACGAGACTGCCTTGCGAGATTTATGCGGAGTCACCATGCAAGTCTTTAGTCTTTTGCTCAACATTCTGCCAGAGCCCAGCTACCGAAGCACGGACATGACTCGGGAGGACAAgttctgtcttttcttggccaagCTTAAGCTGGGGGTTAGCTTTAATGCATTAGCTGCGATTTTTGGAGTGTCAAAATCTACTTCGTCATGCGCATTTATAAGTACGCTCGACATACTTAGCGCAGCTTTGCAGGAGTGGGTATTTGTGCCACCAAGAGCTATCATAAGGCAGTGCCTGCCACAGCCGTTCAAGGAAAACTATCCGGAATGTACATTTATTATTGACTGCACAGAAGTTCGAGCTGAAACGCCATCGAAGCCTGACTGCCAGTACATACTCTACTCTAATTACAAAGGAGGTTATACACTGAAGGTCCTCGTTGGTATAATTCCAAATGGAATGATCGCCTTCTTGTCAGACACTTATGGTGGCCGACAAACTGACTCGTTTATTACTCAGGACTCGGATTTTTTTAAACATGTACAAAAAGGCGATGTTATCTTGAGCGATAAAGGCTTTCCACGCATCCGGACAGATGTGGAGGACAAAGGTGGCGTTATTGTGATGCCTCCCTTCAATTCAGGAGGAGGTCAACTTTCCCAAGAAGACATGGATACAACATATAAAATTGCATCCGTGCGTATACATGTCGAGcgggttattggcagattgaaaATATACAGGATCCTGCGCAACACAGTTCCCATAACTTTGGTGCCGCACATGGACAAAGTGTTCCGGGTATGTGCCGCCTTGGTTAACATG
Above is a window of Rhipicephalus sanguineus isolate Rsan-2018 chromosome 3, BIME_Rsan_1.4, whole genome shotgun sequence DNA encoding:
- the LOC119386716 gene encoding uncharacterized protein LOC119386716 isoform X2; its protein translation is MICSRHFVGNCKNDSSLHPSYVPTVFPAAYKKRAPHAETAQRWRRRSVRAARSAQNSVEQAVPQGVAQDDPAMQDEENSVFLDVYDTLSNDLESLETPLAPTNNGDPQPSAGACATGRQAHPATQADAACQTEPGSQGNLIILLSATNGSEASTQVSHSKQCDKVTTTDGNWKKKCEFLGFETLNQNETALRDLCGVTMQVFSLLLNILPEPSYRSTDMTREDKFCLFLAKLKLGVSFNALAAIFGVSKSTSSCAFISTLDILSAALQEWVFVPPRAIIRQCLPQPFKENYPECTFIIDCTEVRAETPSKPDCQYILYSNYKGGYTLKVLVGIIPNGMIAFLSDTYGGRQTDSFITQDSDFFKHVQKGDVILSDKGFPRIRTDVEDKGGVIVMPPFNSGGGQLSQEDMDTTYKIASVRIHVERVIGRLKIYRILRNTVPITLVPHMDKVFRVCAALVNMQPLIIQKKE
- the LOC119386716 gene encoding uncharacterized protein LOC119386716 isoform X1, whose product is MSPRQKGRNYCCVVNCHNNHGNTKGSTPPVKFYRFPNRWYEKSRRQAWITAVRRKNADGSVWLPKAWTMICSRHFVGNCKNDSSLHPSYVPTVFPAAYKKRAPHAETAQRWRRRSVRAARSAQNSVEQAVPQGVAQDDPAMQDEENSVFLDVYDTLSNDLESLETPLAPTNNGDPQPSAGACATGRQAHPATQADAACQTEPGSQGNLIILLSATNGSEASTQVSHSKQCDKVTTTDGNWKKKCEFLGFETLNQNETALRDLCGVTMQVFSLLLNILPEPSYRSTDMTREDKFCLFLAKLKLGVSFNALAAIFGVSKSTSSCAFISTLDILSAALQEWVFVPPRAIIRQCLPQPFKENYPECTFIIDCTEVRAETPSKPDCQYILYSNYKGGYTLKVLVGIIPNGMIAFLSDTYGGRQTDSFITQDSDFFKHVQKGDVILSDKGFPRIRTDVEDKGGVIVMPPFNSGGGQLSQEDMDTTYKIASVRIHVERVIGRLKIYRILRNTVPITLVPHMDKVFRVCAALVNMQPLIIQKKE